One Ezakiella massiliensis genomic window, TGCAATTTCTTGCATCTTACATAAGCGCCGGTACATTTAAATTCACACTAGCCCCATCACAGCTCCTAGGGCCTCTCTGAAAATGTAAGTTTAAATACGCTTCAATACTTAGTATTTAATTCAATTAAATTATAGCACTAATAAATAAAAAAAGCAAGCATTCAGCTTGCTAAATTTTGGAGGCGGCAACCAGATTTGAACTGGTGGTCAAGGTTTTGCAGACCCGTGCCTTACCACTTGGCTATGCCGCCACACCTTTAAATAATGTTTTTCAAACATCACTTAAAGATTATACACGATAAATTTTTAATTGTCAACCAATTATTAATTTAATTTTAATTTTTCCAAATACCAGGATTAAATAAAAATAATACTGGAACAATTTCAAGTCTGCCTGCAATCATTGCAAAAGACAAAATAATTTTTGCTATTGGATGAAACATTGCAAAACTTCCAGTAGGACCAACAACACCAAGGCCAGGTCCTATATTATTAAAAGTTGCTGCAACAGATGTAAAGGCTGTTTCAAAATCCGGTGTAAAAAATGATATGAGTCCAAGTATTGCCATAAATACTATTGCATATATAAGCAGATAATTTGAAACCCCTCTTTCCACCGACTGTTCAACTTTTCTATTATCTACATTAACGACCACACACCTATTTGGCGATACAATTTTCTTTACCTCAGCAACAGCCGTTTTAAAAATTATAATAACCCTTGAGACCTTAATTCCTCCAGCAGTCGAACCAGCGCATCCTCCGATGAACATTAGTGTTACCAAAACCCACTTACTAAACATGGGCCAAGTGTTAAAATCGGCAGTAGAATAGCCAGTTGTCGTCATAACAGATGAAACACTAAAAAGTGATTGGCGAAGTGCACTTCCAGAAGTTATTTGACTTGGTAATATATTTATAAAAATTAAGAGTGTAGCAATGGCGATTATTGATAAATATGTTTTTAATTCTTCTGATCTTAGAGCATCTTTTACTTTGCCAATTAAAATCAAATAAAAAACATGGAAATTTACCCCAAATAAAATCATCCCAATCGAAATAATAATTTCAATAGCAGCCGAGTTATAATAGCCAATACTAGCAGCTTTTATACCAAAGCCTCCAGTTCCTGCTGTGCCAAATGCATGAAGAACACTATCAAAAACTGGCATTCCAGCAATTACAAGAGCAAAAATCAAAATTATTGTCATACCAATATATATCAAATATAAAAGTTGAGCAGTACTTTTTAATTTGCTAAGCATCTTTCCAAACTGTGGCCCAGGTACTTCTGCTTTCATAAATTGAATATCACTTAAACTGGTGTTTGGTGAAATTGCAAGGACCAATACTAGGACTCCCATCCCACCAATAAAGTGGGTAAAACTCCTCCAAAATAGCATAGAATTTGACAAAGATTCTACATCTGTCAATATACTTGAGCCTGTTGTGGTAAATCCACTTGCTGTTTCAAAAAATGCATCAACCAGACTTGGAATTTGCCCACTAAAATAAAAAGGCAAGGATCCAAAAAAGCTAATTAAAATCCAGGAAAGACTTACAACAATCATGCCTTCTTTAATATAAACTCCAGAATTTTTTGGCTTCTTTATAGCAAAAGGTAGGCTTACGAGTGCAATTATTAGTATCGATTTTAAAAATGCAGCTATATTATAAAAACTTTCCCTATAATATAAAGCTACTAAAATCGGTAAAAAAAGCAAGAGCCCTACCAATAAAAGTATTCTAGATATATTGTATAATACTACTCGTCTGTTCATACTAATCAACTATTGCCTCATCAAAATTATCCAAATATTTAGTCTTTGTTACAACTAAAACCTCATCATTAATTTGAATTGAATCATTACCACCTGGATAAATAATCGACCCATTTCTCTTTATACAAGCTATTAATATCCCAGGTATAGTGTGCAAGTCCTTGAGCGGAATATTCAATGCTCTTGATTTTTCTGTAATCGAAAAGTGAATAACTTCTACTTCGTTGTCTAAAATCCTATTAAAATTCTCTACCCTTGACCCACTTGAATCAATTTGTGAACGAACAAATCTAATTATCTTGTCTGCAATTATCTTTTTTGGTGAAACTATTGTATCTAGGCCTAATTTATCAACTATAACCTTCATAATATTTCTGTTGATTTTTGTAATGTTTTTTGAAACATTCTGACTGATTGCAAACATAGATATGATAATATTTTCTTCATCAATGCCAGTTAAACTTACAACAGCGTCGTAGTTTTCAATTCTCTCTTCTAAAAGAACTTGCTGGTCTGTCCCATCTGCATTTA contains:
- a CDS encoding TrkH family potassium uptake protein; its protein translation is MNRRVVLYNISRILLLVGLLLFLPILVALYYRESFYNIAAFLKSILIIALVSLPFAIKKPKNSGVYIKEGMIVVSLSWILISFFGSLPFYFSGQIPSLVDAFFETASGFTTTGSSILTDVESLSNSMLFWRSFTHFIGGMGVLVLVLAISPNTSLSDIQFMKAEVPGPQFGKMLSKLKSTAQLLYLIYIGMTIILIFALVIAGMPVFDSVLHAFGTAGTGGFGIKAASIGYYNSAAIEIIISIGMILFGVNFHVFYLILIGKVKDALRSEELKTYLSIIAIATLLIFINILPSQITSGSALRQSLFSVSSVMTTTGYSTADFNTWPMFSKWVLVTLMFIGGCAGSTAGGIKVSRVIIIFKTAVAEVKKIVSPNRCVVVNVDNRKVEQSVERGVSNYLLIYAIVFMAILGLISFFTPDFETAFTSVAATFNNIGPGLGVVGPTGSFAMFHPIAKIILSFAMIAGRLEIVPVLFLFNPGIWKN